From one Herpetosiphonaceae bacterium genomic stretch:
- a CDS encoding Nif11-like leader peptide family natural product precursor, whose amino-acid sequence MSQASLEQFRQRVLADPALQAQLRETPDKPAFIARMLQLGAELGYEFNADEIEAALAVARRAWTQRGSTR is encoded by the coding sequence TTCCGCCAGCGCGTCCTCGCCGATCCCGCGCTGCAAGCGCAGCTGCGCGAAACACCCGATAAACCGGCTTTCATCGCCCGGATGCTTCAGCTTGGTGCGGAGCTGGGCTACGAGTTCAACGCCGACGAGATCGAAGCGGCGCTTGCGGTTGCCCGGCGAGCCTGGACTCAGCGCGGGAGCACACGATGA